GATCGTCGGGCTAATTTCCGTTGGAGCCGGCATTTGCGGTATGCTGGGGTTCGGTTCGGCTCGCGTTGGCGAATCCCGCACGGCTTCCGCTCGCCGCCAAGAACCCCTGTTCACGGGTCGATGACACGACTTACTCGCAGACAATTCGGCCATTGGACGGCCCTGGCCTTCGGGGCCATGTCGCTGGGGGGCTGCGCCCCTTGGGAATGGGCTGACCCGCAGCACGGGCTCAATCGCTTGACGAGCGAGCCCGCTCCAACGCCCGCCGAATGGCGCGTGCTCAATCGCTTGGGCTTCGGGCCGCGCCCGGGCGATGTTTCCCGGTTGCGGGCCGAGGGGATCCAAGATTGGATCGAGCGGCAGCTTCATCCGGAGTCGATTCCCGAATCGACCGATCTTGAAGCGGCGCTAGCACGGCTCGACACACTCGACGCTTCGCCCGAGGAAGCCCACGATCGCGAACTGGACTGGGAGCCGGAAACGGCGATTTCGCCGATCGTCGGCAAGGTGCTGAAACTCGGCAAAACGCGCGATCCGCGTCCCGGTCTTACCCGGCAAGAGCTCGTTCAAGCCACCGTGCTCCGCGCCGCTTTCAGCAATCGCTCGCTGCAAGAGGTGATGGTCGAGTTTTGGAGCGACCATTTCAGCATCAACCAGGGCAAAGGCGAATGCCGCTGGTTGAAAACGACCGACGATCGGCAGATGCGGCCGCTGGTGCTGGGCAAGTTCCGCGAGCTGCTCGGTGCGTCGTCGCACAGCCCGGCAATGCTGTTTTATCTCGACAACGTCGATAATCGCAACTCACGCGACCCGCTCGACCCGCATTTCAACGAGAACTACGCCCGTGAGTTGCTCGAATTGCACACGCTCGGCGACACGTCGGCCTATTCGCTGCACGACATTCAAGAAGTCGCGCGCATCCTGAGCGGTTGGACAGTCGGCTCGCCCGGCAGCAGTTCCGAGGGGCAATTCGTCTTTCGCGCGGCCGAGCACGACGACGGCGAAAAAGTCGTGCTTGGCCAACGATTTCCTGCCGGGCAGGGCCAGCGCGATGGCGAGCAATTGCTCGATTTTCTCGCCGCCCATCCGCTGACGGCCCACTTCGTGGCGGGCAAGCTATGCAATCGATTTCTCAGTGCCGCGGCGCCCCAATTGCGCGATCGGCTGGCGACGACCTTCTTGCGCACTCAGGGAGACATCCGCCAAGTGGTCGGCGAACTGGTGCGCAGCGACGAATTTCAACGCGGCGACCAACCGATCTTCAAGCGGCCATTCGAATTCACGATCTCCGCGGTGCGGATCCTCGGCGCTCGCACCTCCGGCAGCGGGATCATTCAATATCTCGAATCGATGGGGCAGCGCCCGTTTGCCTGGTTGCAGCCGAACGGCTATCCGCTCGCGGCAAATTATTGGGCCACCGGCCTTCTTTCGCGGTGGACGTTTGCCATCGATCTGGCGCGAAATCAGATCGGCGAAACGTGGATCAATCTCGACGCCTTGCAGCGCGCGACGCGCGGCAAGAAGCCGGCCGACATTTGCCGCCGCCTTTCCGAAGGACTTTTGCCGACGCCGCTCGCGGCCGAAAACCTCGATGCCCTGGCGACGCTAAACGCGCCGACCGGCGCTTCCGGAGCGCTATCGCCCGACGCCTTGTCGCAATGCCTGGCCCTGTTGCTGATGAGCCCCCAATTCCAATGGTGCTAACACCTTCCCACTAACCACTAACCACTAACCAGTCCCCATGCCCCTCCATACGCCAGCGCCGAACGCCGCCAGCGCCGACCGCCTGATATTCCGGCCGACGGCCGGGCCCGCAGGCGATGTGTTGGTGGCAGTTTTTTTGCGCGGCGGCATGGATGCGATTTACACGATCCCGCCCTTCGGCGATCGCGCTTTTCAATTGCAGCGGCATGGCTTTGGCCCGTTGGAGCCGGGGTCCAAACACTCGGCGAACGGTTTAATCAATCTCGATGATTATTTCGGTCTGCATCCCCATTTCGCCCCGCTTGAATCGCTCTACCGTCAAAAACTGATGGCGATTGTTCATGCCGTCGGATTGGAAGAGCCGATTCTGTCGCATTTCGATGCCAGCCGGGCCATCGAGCGCGGGGCCACCGGCAAACAGATTGCCACCGGCTGGATCGGCCGCCATCTTGCCGCGGACGCAGCCGGAATTTCATCCACGGCTCCCGGCTCGAATCCTTCTCCCTTGCGCGCCGTTGCGATGGGGCATGGAATTCCGTTGGCCTTGCACGGCGCAGAGGCCCAATCGCTCGACTCGCTGGGCGATTATCGGCTGGAAGTGCCCGCCGGCTGGGATCCTGGCTTTTCGCGCGTGTTGCGGACGTTGTATGCCGGCGGCGCCGATTTGGCTTCGACAGCCGGACGCCAAACGTTCGACACCATCGCCGTGCTCCAGCGGTTGGCAAAATCGAGATATCAATCTGCCAATTCGGCCATTTACCCCTTCGACACCTTCGGCAACCACCTGAGCCAAGTCGCGCAGTTGATCAAGGCCGACGTTGGATTGGAAGCCGCGGTACTCGACCTGTCGGATTGGGACAGCCACGCATCGCAAATCGATTTTCTCGTTCCCCCCATGCAAAGCCTCGCCCTGGGCTTGCAAGCATTCGCGCAAGACATGGGGGAGCAGATGCGGCGCGTGCTGGTCGTGGCGATGTCGGAATTCGGACGTCGCGTGCAGCCAAACGACTCGGCCGGCACCGATCATGGCCGGGGCTCGGCCATGCTCGTGGTCGGCGGGGGCGTTCACGGCGGCAAAGTTTACGGTCGCTGGCCCGGCTTGGCGGCCCACGATCTCGACGTGCAGGGCAATCTTCGCGTCACGACCGATTACCGCGACGTTCTCGCGGAAATCGTCGACCGCCGGCTCAAAAACCCCGCCATCGACCGCGTCTTTCCCGGCCTGAAACCAAAGTACCTGA
This genomic stretch from Pirellulales bacterium harbors:
- a CDS encoding DUF1501 domain-containing protein, which encodes MPLHTPAPNAASADRLIFRPTAGPAGDVLVAVFLRGGMDAIYTIPPFGDRAFQLQRHGFGPLEPGSKHSANGLINLDDYFGLHPHFAPLESLYRQKLMAIVHAVGLEEPILSHFDASRAIERGATGKQIATGWIGRHLAADAAGISSTAPGSNPSPLRAVAMGHGIPLALHGAEAQSLDSLGDYRLEVPAGWDPGFSRVLRTLYAGGADLASTAGRQTFDTIAVLQRLAKSRYQSANSAIYPFDTFGNHLSQVAQLIKADVGLEAAVLDLSDWDSHASQIDFLVPPMQSLALGLQAFAQDMGEQMRRVLVVAMSEFGRRVQPNDSAGTDHGRGSAMLVVGGGVHGGKVYGRWPGLAAHDLDVQGNLRVTTDYRDVLAEIVDRRLKNPAIDRVFPGLKPKYLNFTAT
- a CDS encoding DUF1800 domain-containing protein, which gives rise to MTRLTRRQFGHWTALAFGAMSLGGCAPWEWADPQHGLNRLTSEPAPTPAEWRVLNRLGFGPRPGDVSRLRAEGIQDWIERQLHPESIPESTDLEAALARLDTLDASPEEAHDRELDWEPETAISPIVGKVLKLGKTRDPRPGLTRQELVQATVLRAAFSNRSLQEVMVEFWSDHFSINQGKGECRWLKTTDDRQMRPLVLGKFRELLGASSHSPAMLFYLDNVDNRNSRDPLDPHFNENYARELLELHTLGDTSAYSLHDIQEVARILSGWTVGSPGSSSEGQFVFRAAEHDDGEKVVLGQRFPAGQGQRDGEQLLDFLAAHPLTAHFVAGKLCNRFLSAAAPQLRDRLATTFLRTQGDIRQVVGELVRSDEFQRGDQPIFKRPFEFTISAVRILGARTSGSGIIQYLESMGQRPFAWLQPNGYPLAANYWATGLLSRWTFAIDLARNQIGETWINLDALQRATRGKKPADICRRLSEGLLPTPLAAENLDALATLNAPTGASGALSPDALSQCLALLLMSPQFQWC